A single genomic interval of Sceloporus undulatus isolate JIND9_A2432 ecotype Alabama chromosome 2, SceUnd_v1.1, whole genome shotgun sequence harbors:
- the MKRN2 gene encoding probable E3 ubiquitin-protein ligase makorin-2 isoform X1: MSTTKDVTCRYFMQGVCREGNRCLFSHDLSTSKPSTICKFYQKGQCAYGPRCRYDHVRPPASSTSGVMGGTRPLYASAPPFHSLNSLPDQNTPVTKSKVLEPGRREKKTLVLRDRDLCGSNEERTRSSTVNDSASCSIPTHTPETKPHSYLDAIRSGLEEEDVEPGSSYTDGEQLCPYAAAGMCQFGDRCLYLHGQMCEICGLQVLHPFDPEQRKTHEKMCMATFEHEMEKAFAFQASQDKVCSICMEVVYDKPSASERRFGILSNCNHTYCLSCIRQWRGVKQFENPIIKSCPECRVISEFVIPSVYWVEDQTKKNELIEAFKQGVGRKACKYFEQGKGTCPFGGKCLYLHAYPDGRRAEPEKPRKQLSSEGTVRFLNSVRLWDFIEDRENRTLPVATDDVTEIGELFMRLSGADAGSAAPP, encoded by the exons ATGAGCACCACCAAGGACGTCACCTGCAG GTATTTTATGCAAGGGGTGTGCCGCGAAGGAAATAGGTGCCTATTTTCACATGACTTGTCTACAAGCAAACCATCTACTATCTGCAAATTCTACCAGAAAGGACAGTGTGCTTACGGACCTCGCTGCAG GTACGATCATGTTAGACCTCCTGCATCTTCTACATCAGGTGTCATGGGTGGGACTAGGCCACTTTATGCTTCTGCACCACCATTTCACAGCCTTAATTCTCTGCCAGACCAAAATACGCCGGTAACCAAAAGTAAAGTACTTGAGCCTGGAAGACGGGAAAAGAAAACCCTAGTACTCAGGGACAGAG ATTTATGTGGATCAAATGAGGAAAGGACGAGATCCAGCACTGTGAATGATTCTGCAAGTTGCAGTATTCCAACACATACTCCTGAAACAAAGCCCCATTCATATTTGGACGCAATCCGCAGTGGGCTTGAAGAAGAGGATGTTGAACCTGGAAGTTCATACACAGATGGTGAACAGTTGTGTCCCTATGCGGCAGCTGGCATGTGCCAGTTTGGTGATCGATGTCTGTACCTCCATGGGCAAATGTGTGAAATCTGTGGGTTGCAAGTACTTCATCCCTTTGATCCAGAACAGAGGAAAACACATGAGAAG ATGTGCATGGCTACCTTTGAACATGAGATGGAGAAGGCCTTTGCCTTTCAGGCAAGTCAGGACAAGGTGTGCAGTATCTGCATGGAAGTAGTATATGACAAGCCATCTGCATCTGAAAGAAGATTTGGAATCCTTTCAAACTGCAACCACACCTACTGTTTGTCCTGTATCCGACAGTGGAGAGGAGTCAAGCAGTTTGAGAATCCCATCATAAA GTCCTGCCCAGAATGTCGTGTGATATCAGAGTTTGTAATTCCCAGTGTGTATTGGGTAGAAGACCAGACCAAGAAGAACGAGTTGATTGAAGCATTTAAGCAGGGAGTGGG GAGAAAGGCCTGCAAGTATTTTGAGCAGGGCAAAGGGACCTGTCCCTTTGGGGGGAAGTGTCTGTACCTGCATGCCTATCCAGATGGGAGACGAGCTGAACCGGAGAAACCACGAAAACAGCTCAGCTCTGAGGGGACTGTCCGG TTCCTCAATTCTGTTCGCCTCTGGGATTTTATTGAAGACCGAGAAAACAGGACACTACCAGTTGCCACCGATGATGTAACTGAGATTGGGGAGCTTTTTATGCGTCTTTCTGGAGCAGATGCTGGATCTGCTGCTCCTCCCTAG
- the MKRN2 gene encoding probable E3 ubiquitin-protein ligase makorin-2 isoform X2, whose translation MQGVCREGNRCLFSHDLSTSKPSTICKFYQKGQCAYGPRCRYDHVRPPASSTSGVMGGTRPLYASAPPFHSLNSLPDQNTPVTKSKVLEPGRREKKTLVLRDRDLCGSNEERTRSSTVNDSASCSIPTHTPETKPHSYLDAIRSGLEEEDVEPGSSYTDGEQLCPYAAAGMCQFGDRCLYLHGQMCEICGLQVLHPFDPEQRKTHEKMCMATFEHEMEKAFAFQASQDKVCSICMEVVYDKPSASERRFGILSNCNHTYCLSCIRQWRGVKQFENPIIKSCPECRVISEFVIPSVYWVEDQTKKNELIEAFKQGVGRKACKYFEQGKGTCPFGGKCLYLHAYPDGRRAEPEKPRKQLSSEGTVRFLNSVRLWDFIEDRENRTLPVATDDVTEIGELFMRLSGADAGSAAPP comes from the exons ATGCAAGGGGTGTGCCGCGAAGGAAATAGGTGCCTATTTTCACATGACTTGTCTACAAGCAAACCATCTACTATCTGCAAATTCTACCAGAAAGGACAGTGTGCTTACGGACCTCGCTGCAG GTACGATCATGTTAGACCTCCTGCATCTTCTACATCAGGTGTCATGGGTGGGACTAGGCCACTTTATGCTTCTGCACCACCATTTCACAGCCTTAATTCTCTGCCAGACCAAAATACGCCGGTAACCAAAAGTAAAGTACTTGAGCCTGGAAGACGGGAAAAGAAAACCCTAGTACTCAGGGACAGAG ATTTATGTGGATCAAATGAGGAAAGGACGAGATCCAGCACTGTGAATGATTCTGCAAGTTGCAGTATTCCAACACATACTCCTGAAACAAAGCCCCATTCATATTTGGACGCAATCCGCAGTGGGCTTGAAGAAGAGGATGTTGAACCTGGAAGTTCATACACAGATGGTGAACAGTTGTGTCCCTATGCGGCAGCTGGCATGTGCCAGTTTGGTGATCGATGTCTGTACCTCCATGGGCAAATGTGTGAAATCTGTGGGTTGCAAGTACTTCATCCCTTTGATCCAGAACAGAGGAAAACACATGAGAAG ATGTGCATGGCTACCTTTGAACATGAGATGGAGAAGGCCTTTGCCTTTCAGGCAAGTCAGGACAAGGTGTGCAGTATCTGCATGGAAGTAGTATATGACAAGCCATCTGCATCTGAAAGAAGATTTGGAATCCTTTCAAACTGCAACCACACCTACTGTTTGTCCTGTATCCGACAGTGGAGAGGAGTCAAGCAGTTTGAGAATCCCATCATAAA GTCCTGCCCAGAATGTCGTGTGATATCAGAGTTTGTAATTCCCAGTGTGTATTGGGTAGAAGACCAGACCAAGAAGAACGAGTTGATTGAAGCATTTAAGCAGGGAGTGGG GAGAAAGGCCTGCAAGTATTTTGAGCAGGGCAAAGGGACCTGTCCCTTTGGGGGGAAGTGTCTGTACCTGCATGCCTATCCAGATGGGAGACGAGCTGAACCGGAGAAACCACGAAAACAGCTCAGCTCTGAGGGGACTGTCCGG TTCCTCAATTCTGTTCGCCTCTGGGATTTTATTGAAGACCGAGAAAACAGGACACTACCAGTTGCCACCGATGATGTAACTGAGATTGGGGAGCTTTTTATGCGTCTTTCTGGAGCAGATGCTGGATCTGCTGCTCCTCCCTAG